ataatgaaataccACATCTAAATTCTTCTCAAATTAGTACAATCAATAAGAATTATCTAGTCTTTCGTTAATATTCTTcatttgtaacaaaaattattagtcTCCCAACACTTGTAAAACTTGTACAAAAATTCTCATTTGTCTACAATTTCGCCGAAATTAATGTATACCGAATAACAGTATTGAAATTGATTAGGAAAACTTTCTCAATCAACGAAATATTAGGTTTTCCGTATCTGTTATTGGAAATTATATGATCATgttgtatatacaaattatatgaTCATGTTGCATGTATCGATTAATAGTAATTGCAtctacgatttattttattaacctTCCTTAAAAGTACCTTATTCTCTATTTAACTTTTGTTATAGTACAAATTCGATTGTACGGTGCACCAATTCATCTGGAAGGAGCAAATCTTCcatctacatatattttggAGCAATTACACTTTCACTGGCCCGCCGAACACACCATAAATGGCATCCGTGACGCATtagaattacattttgttcATTATGACGAACAATATGGCAACGCGAATATGGCATCGCAACATAAAAATGGCATTGCCGTAGTTGCTACCTTATTCGAGGTACGTTGATTTGAgcaattttaatacttttctaCATTGCCACTAATAcgtatatttgcaaaaaagtTTGTCGCAAAATTAGTCTTGATCGAGAGATCAAGGCCGTTTTTGTTCCATTCCTTGTTTTCTACCCGTCACGAGTATAAGATGTCTCAAAGGAATCATCGTGGGTCTCAATTCAACCAACTCCAAAAGTGTAGAATCCCCGCTATAATGCTCGAGACGCTTATTTTTGATCATCCTAtacatacaaaaaaaaaaacaaagttttTGGTTTCTGTTGCTGAATAATGGCAAAAAGTTATACATTAACTTCTAAGGAGTAATTGTAGAAACATTTTCACGATCTGCTAATATTGTCGTTGAGTCTATTGTAAAGTATTTTCGAATTCGTCGAGCTTAATTAAATCACTCTCAAGAAAAGGAGAGTTTAGAATAGAACAAAGGTAAGACACATTAAAAGAATTAGTTATTATCGAATGATCTAATGATCTAGTGTCTGTGATGTAACCTACTCGTTTATAGgggatatatgtataaatagatttaacgagttatacaaatatatcatttaaatcacgtaatctttgaatttcattttggagataatatctttttaaattgtttcacggtatatcaataaatatctgTATGTAAACtcaaacgttatatcgtatacttAATCTGATAGGTACtattgagaattttatttgtatatttcggAGCTAACTTAAAATAGTGCTCATTATCTTCAATGCATAACTGACACCCTCTGGTCAATGTTTCGCAGAGTATTAATGATGCATATGCGGCAGTAATGTGTTGCGTTCTATCTCAAAACGAGCAATTTTCGCATGTGCAGTTAACATTTACCAGACGGGTCATCTGGTTCATTGATGCAACCCATTGATCATCTCAACTAAATTCATAGCCTACCGACTGCAAGTGGAGATTAACATTGTACAAGTGCAATTTGTGCTACGTTGATTTACACGTAGTTCTCTCGAATGTTTCTCAcggttacaaaattattagcAACAGgtttacaaaaattgcatGCGTTGACCACTttgacaattttaaatttcttatcgtTGATCGAATGCTGACATCTTCTATCATCCACACATCGATTACACTTCTTTTGTTCTTAGTTAGTAACATCCTCTTATCTTCGCTATACAGTTACATTTAACGTTGTAGGTATAAATCGATCTGAGGGGCTCTAAATCGCGTATTCGGTATTAAAATGTAGGCTGCGTTAAATATGGTAATCGTGATAATCATAAATTGCATAATTCTCTCGTCGAAAATCTCTTTTAACGTTCTCGtatgttcaatattttttaattagacaTCAATATATAGGACGATCATTTTTGTGTGTCAAAACACTAGCATTAATTGGTTTCATGTTTTGATAACGAACAATATAGTATAGATTCGATAAGATTGATATAAAATGAGATTACGAAGAAATTGTACTACGTAGTTTAagtcattaatatttttatcatcacCCTAAATCGTAAAGCGGAGAAACGCGATAATGTTGCAAACACTATCTTCTAAATTTATCTTGCAATTATCCTTGCCATtttcttgtaataaataaattcattcaaGTAAGGGATTTGTTTTTCGAGAATCGAACATTGATCGTTCATTTAcgtaatgaaattgagaaattgataaaaagtgaaattgatCGGCTAGACTTCTAAGAAGATCATGCATCATCACAGCTTACGCTCGTCTTGGTACGCGCGGCAGGAAAACAAGGAAAGTTTCACACGAGATATTTTATCGTGAATGATACATgcatgcatacatacatacatacatacatacatgtgaTACAGTGATGCCATTTTTCAATTGTGCAACTCTCAGCTTGGTTTGCCGCTGTCTAGAATTGACCACGGGAGATGATTACACGTTCGGTTCCGTTCGAGTCCCGCTTCCTCTATCGACTTCGCTACTGGTAGGGTAGCTACAGACGGGTCGATTGGTGAGAAATTTTAGCAAGTCGCCTCGTGTAAATGCACATTTAGTCGACCGGCTTAATCGACTGACGAACGAGGGTGCAGTGGCAGGTGAAGCTCTTGTGTACGAACACAGAAATTTAGCAGTATGGGTCAAGCTAAGTCCGTTAGACACCGATAGACAGTTGTTCGCAGACACGCGTTGCATTCTTTCGTGGAAAATTTGCAGACGACGGAAGACAAAATTCCAGTCCATAGCTTGTGGATAAAAACCACGTGCACATTGACAGACAATCGTTGACAGACGTGCGAAACAGCCTATAAAATGCACATCCGCGGACAAGTATTTTCTTCTCCATTGGAAAACAAGAGGCAACGTGCGCGGCCAAATGTAAGAAGAATGCGTTTCTTACCCCGCTGTGCGATGATGAGATTTATCACATGGTATTTGCTATTGAGACGAAAATCGAAGATGAaggatttgaaaatatatgcCGTTTATCGAAATCGCTGCAACGCTACACATTTAATGTATCAAGTTAGGCGAGACATCCTGTATATCCTGTATAATCTGTATAAAACGGTGAACCTGTATAAAATGTCCATTTATGTATCAGTGGATGGAACTTTCTGTTAGGTTCCACGAAAGGTTCATGAAATTGagatttatcatttatcatttatctatttatcatTTGAGATGTCTATGCTCTttctgatattaaattaaaattcgagtTAATAGACGCAATGGTGGATACCTATCAGGATGTATTCGAACGCTTTTTAACATAAAGATATGTTGGTCATCGTCATTGATCGCCTTGACTGCCTCGATGTTCTGGACATAACAGATGAAGCTCAAAGCATCGGCGCTGATCGCTGTGTCTGTTCTCCATCATCATGATTCATAACACATCACTGCTAACATCAGTCTTCATGATCAGCTCTGATACCTTCTGAAAGAGAGTGCTATCCTCTCACACTGCGAATGTAAACCTGAATAATGTGCATTATAATCTGGCCAACTCATTTTCCcgatttaatttgtaattgatatgtatttttaatttctgttaatACAGTATGTATAGAGTAAGTTTCCGGGTGTAAAAGCAGGACATTCCATTCTGACAAATATCTATATTGCAGTTACGACAGAACTTCGTTTACACGAGCTCtatttatttgaacaaaattttaattaacactCGAGCATTCGAGATCTTTATAGAGCAATTATTATTGTAGATGTATGTATTAATTGTATTGATGCGACGTGTAGACATTTACAtaacatgtatgtatgtgaaatatcatttcagTTAAATAGCGATGACAATTTGGATATAATGCCAATTTTGGAAGCAGTGGAACTAGTATCTTACGCAGTCGGAAAAACTACGGCCTTGATGGGAACCAAGATTATTCCTTACCGTTTTTTACCAAAAAATCATACGACGTATTACCATTATGACGGATCATTAACTACTCCTGGATGCCAGGAAATTGTCATGTGGTATATACTTGCCGAAAAACTTGCGTTATCAGAGCAGcaggtaaatttatttctcgatttcatcatctatttatacatatattcatatcTAACGACGTAACGAacgtttaacacgttgactggcACGGTGATGATCGGTGAACCAcgttgttaaattttttagaacgATTCAaacaagataaatttcatgatCTGACAAAGTTTAAAGAATGTAAACGACACAGATAACATTGTGAGAAAAAAATTGCACAAATacggtataatattttacaagaattaaATACTATGATgtagtatatttcaatttatcgcgACACCCAGAACAAAATATGCGAGCGATTCGCATATAGGTATATATTAAAACGCAACATCCTGTACAGtctttactttattttcttcgtttgcagttaaatatctttaaaagtGTTGGAACAAACAACGGTACACTGATCTTCAATCACAGACCAACGCAGAGTGTCGGAGAAAGGACAGTTTATCATCATTTGGACGGATATTCTGCCGCGACAACCCATTTCAGCAATTTACTGAACGTGTGCTTTAGTCTCTTACTAACcaaattgttatatttcaaataattccaGTTAACTTCACCTGTGAATTTAGAATTATCTAATCGCGTAAGATGTGATCGATATACCGTTGACAGACATTCAGCGATTCGAGAATTTTTGTTGCATCTCGCTCATACTGTGCATAATAATgggataatattttttatggttATGATATGTCAAAGGATTATAATTGTAAGAGAGATAAATAACAGTACTCGTGAAAGCTCGTGAAAGCAAACACTTCTACAGAAACCTTCGATGAATACAGAGCGTAAGAGAACATGTGGGACCCACTTTGGGCGTTGATTGCACTTCATCCTTCGCACATAGCAATAATGAGAGGGGGCGAGATAGGGGAAAGGAGAGTTCGGATGAAGCGAAGGAGGAGGAAGATGAATTAAGAGGTAGAAAAACAAATAAGGAAACTGGTCCGTATGAGTACTATTATGCGTTTTCATAATGATTCATGACTGTTCACGAGTAACGCAATATTTGGTTCTAAAGTGGTTCGTCTGATTTAATCCTAAATGTACGGTaacttttatatgtattttcgaTATGGTTTCATATTTTACCATTATAATCACGACTGTTGTGTCTCATTATAGCGCtgacgaaatttcaaaatgtttcctatATATAATGcctatatgtaatatattcgtaacaaagttatatcgtaagtgtttgaatactttcgtgagtcattgtacatacgtacatgtatGTGTAAACAACGTGTACACGAGTAAGATTCAGTGacatataacaataaatgaaatatacgcGTCAGTGAAGCAAGTCATAATATGTGTAGAGCATATGAGAATGAATAATACAACCGCGTTGTATATAATTAGCGATGTGATGAAGCGACATGTGTACATAATCTTGTATATCTTTGTAAATGATTTTATGTTTAACAAAAAACCAGCTAGAGTAGCATTTAGACATATTAATAACGTAGGTAACTGGTTAATATTTCACcattaatgataatattctGTCACGATCATTTTATGACATATACTACTTTCGGAGaatataaagattataaaattaaaattttcctcttaAAATCCTCTTTATGGTTgattaaaagtacatagcaTAAGCATTTAAGGAACTAATTAAGTTTATTCGTATACTTGAATatgtaatttcgaaaaatcgtatatatttgatcatatata
This sequence is a window from Bombus pyrosoma isolate SC7728 linkage group LG10, ASM1482585v1, whole genome shotgun sequence. Protein-coding genes within it:
- the LOC122572055 gene encoding carbonic anhydrase 6-like isoform X4, yielding MTGLYEVTASDDWSYSGDHGPEHWPGLCTTGKRQSPINIATGDIVKTDLGPLKFVRYNTGFNGKITNNGHSVQIRLYGAPIHLEGANLPSTYILEQLHFHWPAEHTINGIRDALELHFVHYDEQYGNANMASQHKNGIAVVATLFELNSDDNLDIMPILEAVELVSYAVGKTTALMGTKIIPYRFLPKNHTTYYHYDGSLTTPGCQEIVMWYILAEKLALSEQQLNIFKSVGTNNGTLIFNHRPTQSVGERTVYHHLDGYSAATTHFSNLLNVCFSLLLTKLLYFK
- the LOC122572055 gene encoding putative carbonic anhydrase 3 isoform X3, whose translation is MDSRQRNDEKGLYEVTASDDWSYSGDHGPEHWPGLCTTGKRQSPINIATGDIVKTDLGPLKFVRYNTGFNGKITNNGHSVQIRLYGAPIHLEGANLPSTYILEQLHFHWPAEHTINGIRDALELHFVHYDEQYGNANMASQHKNGIAVVATLFELNSDDNLDIMPILEAVELVSYAVGKTTALMGTKIIPYRFLPKNHTTYYHYDGSLTTPGCQEIVMWYILAEKLALSEQQLNIFKSVGTNNGTLIFNHRPTQSVGERTVYHHLDGYSAATTHFSNLLNVCFSLLLTKLLYFK
- the LOC122572055 gene encoding carbonic anhydrase 6-like isoform X5 — protein: MYIYTYKMNIKYFIFLLAFLHRSGLYEVTASDDWSYSGDHGPEHWPGLCTTGKRQSPINIATGDIVKTDLGPLKFVRYNTGFNGKITNNGHSVQIRLYGAPIHLEGANLPSTYILEQLHFHWPAEHTINGIRDALELHFVHYDEQYGNANMASQHKNGIAVVATLFELNIFKSVGTNNGTLIFNHRPTQSVGERTVYHHLDGYSAATTHFSNLLNVCFSLLLTKLLYFK
- the LOC122572055 gene encoding putative carbonic anhydrase 3 isoform X1, producing MYIYTYKMNIKYFIFLLAFLHRSGLYEVTASDDWSYSGDHGPEHWPGLCTTGKRQSPINIATGDIVKTDLGPLKFVRYNTGFNGKITNNGHSVQIRLYGAPIHLEGANLPSTYILEQLHFHWPAEHTINGIRDALELHFVHYDEQYGNANMASQHKNGIAVVATLFELNSDDNLDIMPILEAVELVSYAVGKTTALMGTKIIPYRFLPKNHTTYYHYDGSLTTPGCQEIVMWYILAEKLALSEQQLNIFKSVGTNNGTLIFNHRPTQSVGERTVYHHLDGYSAATTHFSNLLNVCFSLLLTKLLYFK
- the LOC122572055 gene encoding putative carbonic anhydrase 3 isoform X2, with protein sequence MKNLYIIFTTVIGLYEVTASDDWSYSGDHGPEHWPGLCTTGKRQSPINIATGDIVKTDLGPLKFVRYNTGFNGKITNNGHSVQIRLYGAPIHLEGANLPSTYILEQLHFHWPAEHTINGIRDALELHFVHYDEQYGNANMASQHKNGIAVVATLFELNSDDNLDIMPILEAVELVSYAVGKTTALMGTKIIPYRFLPKNHTTYYHYDGSLTTPGCQEIVMWYILAEKLALSEQQLNIFKSVGTNNGTLIFNHRPTQSVGERTVYHHLDGYSAATTHFSNLLNVCFSLLLTKLLYFK